The DNA window AAATTTTTGATAAAATCAGTAAAGAAGACCGCCAGCCAGACACCACCAGCGAAAGCTAAATCGTAATGAATGCTACTGATAAGTTAGCTGCCGCGCTGGGAAAATACCAGGGTAGCATTGGCCGCGTTGTAGATTTTAATAGTGCTACAGATAAACTGTTGCCGTTGGACCTTACGGCTGCAAACAGCGAGCTGACGGCGGAGTTACTGGCAGATACAAAAGCTTTCGGGCGTTGGATAGATCAGAAGCTTGCCGCTGCCGAAGCGCGCTACGCTATTGGCGGGTACATGGAGCACCGCACCATTTACAGCCGAAGCGCACATTTCAACACAGCTGATGAGCCGCGCCGGTTACATTTAGGGATAGATATTTGGGGCAATGCCGGCACACCGGTTTATGCACCAATAGATGGCGTTGTACACTCCTTTGCAGACAATAACAACTTTGGCGACTACGGCCCTACCATTATTTTACAGCATAACGTAAATGGGCTTACACTGTTTAGCTTGTATGGCCACCTAAGCAGAAAAAGCCTGGAAGGGCCTTACGAAGGCAAGGCGGTTAAGGCAGATGAACAGATTGCCACCTTAGGTGCCGACGACGAGAATGGCCAATGGCCGCCGCACTTACATTTTCAGCTGATGCTTGATAATGGCGGTATGCGGGGAGATTACCCAGGGGTGGGCAAGTACTCGCAAAAGGAAATGTATGTGCAGAACATTCCCGATCCGCGCTTGTTGTTGAGGTTCATAAAATAGTTTAGGGCCTCTTTTTTACAAGGTATACTCCGTCCAGGTTACTTACATCAATATCGTTGCCCTGCTTGCTAAAACTCACAAAGCTGATCTTGAATGTCACTTCGTAATTTGCCGATGTGCTTTTAAAGGTTAATAAATTATCAGGTATAATTTGTGGGTCTAACCTTTCCTTACTTTTTGCTGCTCTTATAGCCTGTGGTAATGTTTGTGCCAATAGCTTCCGCATATCAAACTGCACAAGGTCCGAGTTGAGCTTTAATGAAAAAACGTCTTCCTTTTCTAGTACTTGTCTTATGCTTACATCATTAACCACATGTACCGTAGTATCAACGGTATAATAATCATGCATAATTGCCAAATCGTACCCTTTTGTAAAAACAGTATTCCGGCTTTCTATGGTAAATTCATACCTTTCCTCTTTCTCTGCAGTATCTGTCACATAAGGATAATACCCCGCGTACTTTTTCAGGCCAAGCCGCTTTAATGCCCAAACGGTTTTTTTTGAGCGCAGTTCATATCTGCTCAGGTAGTCGTGACTGTCTTTCTGTGTTGTTTTTTCCAAGGAGTCGGTTATGATGCTTAACGGTTCCTTAAAATAAGGCTGTAGCGAGGTAAGGTCGTGCTTCTCTACAAGGTAAGATAATATTGCGGCGGCTTTTTCACCATCATCCTTATTTGCCCGTGTACTATCAAACGGCATAAGCACATTATCTTTCACCAATTTGTTTTTTTCAAATAACCTGACCATTCTTTCCCGTTGCGAATATTTCGAAACTGAAAAGGCGCTTTGTGGCCCATAGGTAGCTAGTAAAGCTAATATGCACAGGCTTATAGGTATTAGTTTGATATTTTGCTTTTTACTGATCAGGAAGTAAGCGGTTACCCCCACGAGCCACACACCTAAAGCGAGCAAAAAGTAGCGCATCTCTGTAATACCGTATGTAAATATGCGCGCACCCGCGGCGGTAAAAAGTAATGACAACAAGGGAATTAGTAAAAAGTAGAAGCTCTTTGCATAAGTCTTAAGCCATGTATTCTCTGCTTTTTCCCGTACGGGGTAAACAAGGAGGATGGACAAGATGCCAAATACCGCATATCCGAGTATCAGGCTGGATACCAAACCTTTCGGCAGCATCCACAAAGCGATAATCTTTACTTCATAGGCTAACAGTATGGCAACGTATAAGGTTGCCAAGGGAATGAGCACGTACTGGGTAAATACCTTAAGGCCTTTAGGATAACTTTCATCAGCATCAAGCGCTTTGGTATCTTCTGGTATGCCGGAAAGAAAGAACAAGGTGTTAAATATCCCTGCTATCCAGGTAAATACTTCTTCGAATATTTTGCCCGTAGTTTCTATATTGAACAAGAAGTGCACAGAGCCAATAGCTGCAGCTATGCCTAAAAACAACACCCCGCTATATAATGCGCTGGTTAAAAACCGCAGGAACAAAGTTTTGTTGAACTGCCAGAAACCCTGGATGTGTCCCCGTCCGGTGTAAGCGGCAAAAGCAACCAGCAAATGAAAGGCAAGGCTGAAGATAAAGAACCGGATGACGTTTGATGAACTGCCAAATGGATCGAGTGCAAAAAGGAGGAGGATGCTTACGGCTACTGCCCCAAACCGCAGGGCTAATTTTTGCACAGATGACATTTGCCTGCTTTGAATATACAGGGTAGCCGAGAGGCAGAGCAGCACGCCTAAATTAGCCATCATCATAAGGCGGGTGCACCAATTGTAAAGAGGGCCGTAGTAAGTATCAGACTCTATTTTAACAGTACAGGCAATGGTCCCTGCAAGTGCAAACACAATTTCGAGCGGGAAACGTTTAATTGTTGCTAGTGCACTTTGGGCAAGACTTTTTATTGAGGGGAATTTCATGCTTTTTAAGGCTTATGGTGAGCACAATGTAACAAATAATATATAATTGTTTGGCCATAGAAACCTCAATTGCTTTTTACAAGTTAGTGCTTATATTTGCCACGCTAAAAAACATCATTTAATTACATAATGAGAGAGATACAATTCAGAGAAGCCCTGCGTGAAGCCATGACGGAAGAAATGCGCAAGGACGAAAATATATACCTGATGGGCGAAGAGGTTGCCGAATATAACGGCGCTTACAAAGTAAGCCAGGGTATGCTCGACGAATTTGGCGCTAAGCGCGTAATAGATACACCTATCTCTGAGTTGGGTTTTGCCGGTATTGGTATTGGTTCGGCTATGAACGGCCTGCGCCCGATCATCGAGTTCATGACCTTTAACTTCTCGCTGGTAGCTATCGACCAGATCATCAACGGCGCAGCCAAAATGATGTCTATGAGCGGTGGCCAGTTCTCTGTACCAATTGTTTTCCGCGGGCCGACAGGTAATGCAGGTATGTTGAGCTCTCAGCACAGCCAGTGCTTCGAGAACTGGTACGCAAACTGCCCTGGCCTGAAAGTGGTTGTTCCATCTAACCCATACGATGCTAAAGGCTTATTAAAATCAGCCATTATCGATCCTGATCCGGTTATCTTCATGGAGTCGGAAGTTATGTACGGCGATAAAGGTGAAGTACCTGAAGAGACTTATTATATTGAGATAGGTAAAGCAAAGGTTACTAAAGAAGGTACTGATGTTACCCTTGTCGGTTTCGGTAAGATCATGAAAGTGGTTAACGCTGCAGCTGCCGAGCTTGAAAAAGAAGGCATTCACGCTGAAGTGATTGACCTGCGTTCTGTTCGTCCTATCGACTACCCGACCATTATAGAATCGGTAAAGAAAACTAACCGCCTGGTGATCGTAGAAGAAAGCTGGCCATTAGGTTCAATAGCTACTGAAGTTGCCTTTAAGGTACAAAAAGATGCGTTTGATTACCTTGATGCACCTATCCTGCGCATTATGGGTGGAGACGTTCCCCTTCCTTACGCACCAACCCTGATACAGGAATATCTTCCAAACCCGGAGCGTGTAATTAAAGCAGTAAAAGAAGTAATGTACGTTAACAAGTAATTGTTATTGTCTTGAAATAACAACAAGAAAGCCTCCCAAATCGGGAGGCTTTCTTGTTAATCTATGTATGTAGTTTTTCACCTATAAAAGTGTTATGGACGAGTTGATTGTAAAGGATAGTAATGGTAATCGTTTAAGCGATGGCGATAGTGTAACATTGATCAAGAGCCTTAAGGTAAAAGGCGGTGGTACCACCCTTAAACAAGGCACTTTGGTGAAAAATATAAAACTCACCGACAATGACGAAGAGGTTGATTGTAAAGTAGATGGAA is part of the Mucilaginibacter terrenus genome and encodes:
- a CDS encoding pyruvate dehydrogenase complex E1 component subunit beta, coding for MREIQFREALREAMTEEMRKDENIYLMGEEVAEYNGAYKVSQGMLDEFGAKRVIDTPISELGFAGIGIGSAMNGLRPIIEFMTFNFSLVAIDQIINGAAKMMSMSGGQFSVPIVFRGPTGNAGMLSSQHSQCFENWYANCPGLKVVVPSNPYDAKGLLKSAIIDPDPVIFMESEVMYGDKGEVPEETYYIEIGKAKVTKEGTDVTLVGFGKIMKVVNAAAAELEKEGIHAEVIDLRSVRPIDYPTIIESVKKTNRLVIVEESWPLGSIATEVAFKVQKDAFDYLDAPILRIMGGDVPLPYAPTLIQEYLPNPERVIKAVKEVMYVNK
- a CDS encoding DUF4153 domain-containing protein produces the protein MKFPSIKSLAQSALATIKRFPLEIVFALAGTIACTVKIESDTYYGPLYNWCTRLMMMANLGVLLCLSATLYIQSRQMSSVQKLALRFGAVAVSILLLFALDPFGSSSNVIRFFIFSLAFHLLVAFAAYTGRGHIQGFWQFNKTLFLRFLTSALYSGVLFLGIAAAIGSVHFLFNIETTGKIFEEVFTWIAGIFNTLFFLSGIPEDTKALDADESYPKGLKVFTQYVLIPLATLYVAILLAYEVKIIALWMLPKGLVSSLILGYAVFGILSILLVYPVREKAENTWLKTYAKSFYFLLIPLLSLLFTAAGARIFTYGITEMRYFLLALGVWLVGVTAYFLISKKQNIKLIPISLCILALLATYGPQSAFSVSKYSQRERMVRLFEKNKLVKDNVLMPFDSTRANKDDGEKAAAILSYLVEKHDLTSLQPYFKEPLSIITDSLEKTTQKDSHDYLSRYELRSKKTVWALKRLGLKKYAGYYPYVTDTAEKEERYEFTIESRNTVFTKGYDLAIMHDYYTVDTTVHVVNDVSIRQVLEKEDVFSLKLNSDLVQFDMRKLLAQTLPQAIRAAKSKERLDPQIIPDNLLTFKSTSANYEVTFKISFVSFSKQGNDIDVSNLDGVYLVKKRP
- a CDS encoding zinc ribbon domain-containing protein YjdM, with translation MDELIVKDSNGNRLSDGDSVTLIKSLKVKGGGTTLKQGTLVKNIKLTDNDEEVDCKVDGMKIVLRTEFLKKR
- a CDS encoding peptidoglycan DD-metalloendopeptidase family protein; translation: MNATDKLAAALGKYQGSIGRVVDFNSATDKLLPLDLTAANSELTAELLADTKAFGRWIDQKLAAAEARYAIGGYMEHRTIYSRSAHFNTADEPRRLHLGIDIWGNAGTPVYAPIDGVVHSFADNNNFGDYGPTIILQHNVNGLTLFSLYGHLSRKSLEGPYEGKAVKADEQIATLGADDENGQWPPHLHFQLMLDNGGMRGDYPGVGKYSQKEMYVQNIPDPRLLLRFIK